A genomic stretch from Microbacterium proteolyticum includes:
- a CDS encoding NAD(P)-dependent alcohol dehydrogenase: protein MHVNAYAASSATSPLEPTTIERRDVGPKDVLIDIAYAGICHSDIHTIRGEWGDVPYPLTVGHEIVGTVAEVGSDVTKHKVGDRVGVGCMVNSCRECENCQAGEEQYCLKGNIGTYGAKDVDGTITQGGYSEKVVVDEDFVLRVPEAIPYDKAAPLLCAGITTYSPLHHWNAGPGKKVAVVGLGGLGHMAVKIAHAMGAEVTVLSQTLSKKDDGLKMGADHYYATKDEETFSELKNTFDLIVNTVSAPLELKKYLGLLARNGTMVNVGAPPEPLPIEVFTLFANRRSFAGSGIGGIQETQEMLDFCAEHGIAPETELISADKINEAYERVLNSDVRYRFVIDAKTFAPA from the coding sequence ATGCACGTCAACGCCTACGCGGCGTCATCCGCGACCTCCCCCCTCGAGCCCACGACCATCGAGCGCCGCGACGTCGGCCCGAAGGACGTCCTCATCGACATCGCCTACGCCGGCATCTGCCACTCCGATATCCACACCATCCGCGGCGAGTGGGGCGATGTGCCCTACCCCCTGACCGTCGGCCACGAGATCGTCGGCACCGTCGCCGAGGTCGGCTCCGACGTGACGAAGCACAAGGTGGGCGACCGCGTCGGCGTCGGATGCATGGTCAACTCGTGCCGCGAGTGCGAGAACTGCCAGGCGGGCGAGGAGCAGTACTGCCTGAAGGGCAACATCGGCACCTACGGCGCGAAAGACGTCGACGGCACCATCACGCAGGGCGGCTACAGCGAGAAGGTCGTCGTCGACGAGGACTTCGTGCTGCGCGTTCCCGAGGCGATCCCCTACGACAAGGCCGCACCCCTGCTGTGCGCCGGCATCACCACCTACTCTCCGCTGCACCACTGGAACGCCGGCCCCGGCAAGAAGGTCGCGGTCGTCGGTCTCGGCGGTCTTGGCCACATGGCCGTCAAGATCGCGCACGCCATGGGAGCCGAGGTCACCGTGCTGTCGCAGACACTGAGCAAGAAGGACGACGGCCTGAAGATGGGCGCCGACCACTACTACGCCACGAAGGACGAAGAGACCTTCTCGGAGCTGAAGAACACCTTCGACCTCATCGTCAACACCGTCAGCGCCCCGCTCGAGCTCAAGAAGTACCTGGGTCTGCTCGCCCGCAACGGCACGATGGTCAACGTCGGCGCCCCGCCGGAGCCGCTGCCGATCGAGGTGTTCACGCTGTTCGCGAACCGCCGCTCGTTCGCGGGCTCGGGCATCGGCGGCATCCAGGAGACCCAGGAGATGCTCGACTTCTGCGCCGAGCACGGCATCGCCCCCGAGACCGAGCTGATCTCGGCCGACAAGATCAACGAAGCGTACGAGCGCGTGCTGAACAGCGACGTGCGCTACCGCTTCGTCATCGACGCGAAGACGTTCGCCCCCGCCTGA
- the pgm gene encoding phosphoglucomutase (alpha-D-glucose-1,6-bisphosphate-dependent), which yields MSSRAGQPAEASDLIDIDELIAAYYDRKPDAAVPEQRVAFGTSGHRGSSLSTSFNEDHILATTQAIVDYRAAQGITGPLFLGRDTHGLSLPAERSAIEVLVANGVDVRVDARDAWVPTPALSHAILAYNKGRALDDPGRADGIVVTPSHNPPRDGGFKYNPPHGGPADTDATGWIADRANELITAGLEGVKRTPHADIDLENLGQYDFRDAYVRDLASIIDVDAIKSAGVRIGADPLGGASVEYWSLIAEVYGLDLTVVNPEIDPTWKFMTLDWDEKIRMDPSSPSAMASLVAARADYDILTGNDADADRHGIVTPDAGLMNPNHYLAVAIDYLFSHRPNWPADAAVGKTLVSSMIIDRVAASLGKTLLEVPVGFKWFVPGLLDGSVAFGGEESAGASFLRKDGTVWTTDKDGILLCLLAAEILAVTGKTPSQRYAELEAEFGASAYQRVDAPATPAQKSALSKLSPDAVTATELAGETITAKLSHAPGNGAAIGGLKVQTESAWFAARPSGTEDVYKLYAESLRGEEHLRAVQEEARAVVSAALGQA from the coding sequence ATGAGCAGTCGCGCAGGACAGCCCGCAGAGGCATCCGATCTCATCGACATCGACGAACTGATCGCCGCGTATTACGACCGCAAGCCGGATGCCGCGGTGCCCGAGCAGCGCGTCGCCTTCGGCACGAGCGGCCACCGCGGTTCGTCGCTGAGCACCAGCTTCAACGAAGACCACATCCTGGCGACCACGCAGGCGATCGTGGACTACCGCGCTGCCCAGGGCATCACGGGGCCGTTGTTCCTCGGACGCGACACGCACGGTCTGTCGCTGCCCGCCGAGCGCAGCGCCATCGAAGTCCTCGTCGCGAACGGCGTCGACGTGCGGGTCGACGCGCGCGACGCCTGGGTGCCCACCCCGGCACTCAGCCACGCGATCCTCGCGTACAACAAGGGCCGCGCGCTCGACGATCCGGGCCGCGCCGACGGCATCGTCGTCACCCCCTCGCACAACCCGCCCCGCGACGGCGGCTTCAAGTACAACCCGCCCCATGGCGGGCCGGCCGACACCGACGCCACCGGGTGGATCGCCGATCGCGCCAACGAACTCATCACCGCGGGCCTCGAGGGCGTCAAGCGCACGCCGCACGCCGACATCGACCTCGAGAACCTCGGCCAGTACGACTTCCGCGATGCGTACGTGCGCGACCTGGCATCCATCATCGACGTGGATGCCATCAAGAGCGCCGGGGTCCGCATCGGCGCCGACCCGCTGGGCGGGGCATCGGTGGAGTACTGGTCGCTCATCGCCGAGGTGTACGGCCTCGACCTCACCGTGGTGAACCCCGAGATCGACCCCACGTGGAAGTTCATGACGCTCGACTGGGACGAGAAGATCCGCATGGATCCGTCGTCGCCCTCGGCCATGGCCTCGCTGGTCGCCGCCCGCGCCGACTACGACATCCTCACCGGCAACGACGCCGACGCCGACCGCCACGGGATCGTCACGCCCGACGCGGGGCTCATGAACCCCAATCACTACCTCGCCGTCGCGATCGACTACCTGTTCTCGCACCGTCCGAACTGGCCGGCCGATGCCGCCGTGGGCAAGACGCTGGTGTCATCGATGATCATCGACCGCGTCGCCGCCTCGCTCGGTAAGACGCTGCTCGAGGTTCCCGTGGGCTTCAAGTGGTTCGTCCCCGGCCTGCTCGATGGCTCCGTCGCCTTCGGCGGCGAGGAGTCGGCCGGTGCGTCGTTCCTGCGCAAGGACGGCACCGTGTGGACGACTGACAAAGACGGCATCCTGCTCTGCCTGCTCGCCGCCGAGATCCTCGCCGTCACCGGCAAGACGCCGTCGCAGCGCTACGCCGAGCTCGAGGCCGAGTTCGGCGCCTCGGCCTACCAGCGCGTCGACGCTCCCGCGACGCCGGCGCAGAAGTCTGCGCTGTCGAAGCTGTCTCCGGATGCCGTGACCGCCACCGAGCTCGCCGGCGAGACGATCACGGCGAAGCTGTCGCACGCGCCCGGCAACGGTGCGGCGATCGGCGGCCTCAAGGTGCAGACGGAGTCGGCCTGGTTCGCCGCCCGCCCCTCCGGCACCGAAGACGTCTACAAGCTGTACGCCGAGTCGCTCCGCGGCGAGGAGCACCTGCGCGCCGTGCAGGAGGAGGCCCGGGCCGTGGTCTCGGCCGCGCTCGGCCAGGCCTGA
- a CDS encoding LysR family transcriptional regulator yields MIDLDAVQSLRAVAREGSVAAAATALGFTPSAVSQQIKRLERGTGVTLLERVGRGIALTDAGTQLVVGAAPILADLERLRADLHTPPVDGGSVTGEVRLAAFSTVVRGLLAPLLVDLAEAHPGLHLALRESEPWETVALVASGQRDLGVAHQWGGVALTIPENIVVTPLFTDVADVILHRDHPLATRTVLRPGDLADQAWVATFDTTICRQWLRRLFDGVRNAPRVVYESMEFENHLELARTGQVVALVPRLGRGALGPDLVAIPTVDPASTRDIVAVHRRTQSDSPALRTVLAALTSAGARLPH; encoded by the coding sequence ATGATCGATCTGGATGCCGTGCAGTCGCTCCGCGCGGTCGCCCGCGAGGGAAGCGTCGCCGCCGCGGCGACGGCTCTGGGCTTCACCCCCTCGGCCGTGTCGCAGCAGATCAAACGCCTCGAGCGCGGCACGGGAGTCACGCTGCTGGAGCGCGTGGGTCGCGGCATCGCGCTCACCGATGCCGGAACGCAGCTGGTGGTCGGGGCCGCCCCGATCCTGGCCGACCTGGAGCGCTTGCGCGCCGACCTCCACACCCCGCCCGTCGACGGCGGATCGGTGACCGGGGAGGTGCGGCTCGCCGCATTCTCGACGGTGGTGCGCGGGCTCCTCGCCCCGCTGCTGGTCGACCTCGCCGAGGCGCACCCGGGTCTTCACCTCGCGCTTCGAGAGAGCGAGCCCTGGGAGACGGTCGCCCTCGTGGCATCCGGCCAGCGCGACCTCGGTGTCGCCCATCAGTGGGGCGGTGTGGCCCTGACGATCCCCGAGAACATCGTCGTGACACCCCTGTTCACCGACGTCGCCGACGTCATCCTCCACCGCGATCACCCGCTCGCGACACGAACCGTGCTGCGGCCCGGCGATCTCGCCGACCAAGCCTGGGTTGCGACGTTCGACACGACGATCTGCCGACAGTGGTTGCGCAGACTCTTCGACGGAGTGCGCAACGCTCCCCGCGTCGTGTACGAGTCGATGGAGTTCGAGAACCACCTGGAACTCGCCCGCACGGGCCAGGTCGTCGCCCTCGTGCCTCGGCTGGGGCGGGGCGCGCTCGGGCCGGATCTGGTGGCGATCCCCACCGTCGACCCTGCCTCCACGCGCGACATCGTGGCCGTGCACCGCCGCACGCAGTCCGACTCCCCCGCGTTGCGCACGGTGCTCGCCGCGCTCACCAGTGCGGGTGCCCGCCTGCCTCACTGA
- a CDS encoding EamA family transporter: MNRRDMMLAAMVASLWGLNFVVIEWGMRGIPPLLFVAIRFVIVAAFVVIVPRPTASWRTIVGVGVFMSLGQFGLLYTSLALGLQPGLAALLLQAQAVLTIVIAAGVLRERPTGAQVVGVGLGVVGLAVVAVGRGGDAPVLAVLLALAAALSWAIGNVISRRAGAVGGRGRLGALSLTVWSALVVPVPALVLSLVVEGPEQVAAGLGAFGGEALLSTLYTAGLCTLVGYAVFNGLLARNRSAAVVPWVLLAPVVAMVAAAVLLGQIPAPAEIVGGLVLVAGVLVTTVAPRVRVSAPVPVMAPPVG, from the coding sequence GTGAATCGACGAGACATGATGCTGGCCGCGATGGTCGCGTCGCTGTGGGGCCTGAACTTCGTGGTGATCGAGTGGGGAATGCGCGGCATCCCTCCGCTGCTCTTCGTGGCGATCCGCTTCGTCATCGTGGCGGCCTTCGTCGTGATCGTGCCGCGCCCGACGGCATCCTGGCGGACGATCGTGGGCGTGGGCGTCTTCATGAGCCTCGGGCAGTTCGGATTGCTCTACACCTCCCTCGCGCTGGGCCTGCAGCCGGGCCTCGCGGCGCTGCTCCTTCAGGCGCAGGCGGTGCTGACGATCGTGATCGCGGCGGGGGTGCTGCGCGAACGGCCGACCGGGGCGCAGGTGGTCGGCGTCGGGCTCGGTGTCGTGGGCTTGGCCGTCGTCGCGGTCGGGCGCGGCGGCGATGCTCCCGTGCTCGCGGTGCTGCTCGCCCTCGCCGCGGCGCTGTCGTGGGCCATCGGCAACGTCATCTCGCGTCGCGCCGGTGCGGTCGGCGGGCGGGGCAGGCTCGGGGCGCTGTCGCTCACCGTCTGGTCGGCGCTCGTGGTGCCGGTTCCCGCGCTCGTGCTCTCGCTGGTCGTCGAGGGGCCGGAGCAGGTGGCGGCGGGGCTGGGCGCGTTCGGTGGAGAGGCCCTGCTGTCGACGCTCTACACCGCCGGCCTGTGCACCCTCGTCGGCTACGCGGTCTTCAACGGGCTCCTGGCGCGCAACCGCTCGGCCGCCGTGGTGCCGTGGGTCCTTCTGGCGCCGGTGGTGGCGATGGTCGCGGCGGCGGTGCTGCTCGGACAGATCCCGGCGCCGGCCGAGATCGTCGGCGGCCTCGTGCTGGTCGCGGGCGTGCTCGTCACCACCGTCGCTCCCCGCGTACGCGTGTCGGCGCCCGTCCCGGTCATGGCGCCGCCCGTCGGCTAG
- the pheA gene encoding prephenate dehydratase gives MLPDTDLAPARRTYSYLGPAGTFTEAALAQVPEARDQIWRPVRNVGEALADVVEGRSDAAMIAIENSVDGGVSTAQDALATVPGLRIVGEYLVPVNFVLVGRPGVRLADVSLVAAHPVAYGQCLGWLSRNLPAHAHLPAESNVASALGVLDGTSAADAAIAAPGIVAHHDVEVLAEKIGDNPNAVTRFVLVSRTVAPAPPTGADKTSLIVELPEDHPGALLELLEQFATRGINLSLLASRPIGDALGRYRFVIDADGHVLDERMADALLGLRRFSPKVIFLGSYARADRAIVRYPQRYSDDVFVEARDWLRGLLSGEPEA, from the coding sequence GTGCTGCCCGACACAGACCTCGCCCCCGCCCGCCGCACCTACAGCTACCTCGGTCCCGCCGGCACCTTCACCGAGGCGGCCCTCGCGCAGGTGCCCGAGGCGCGCGACCAGATCTGGCGTCCCGTCCGCAACGTCGGCGAAGCGCTGGCCGACGTCGTCGAAGGGCGATCGGATGCCGCGATGATCGCCATCGAGAACTCGGTCGACGGTGGCGTCTCCACCGCGCAGGACGCCCTGGCCACCGTGCCGGGACTGCGCATCGTCGGCGAGTATCTCGTGCCGGTCAACTTCGTGCTCGTCGGACGGCCGGGGGTCCGGCTCGCCGACGTCTCGCTCGTCGCCGCGCACCCCGTCGCGTACGGGCAGTGCCTCGGCTGGCTCAGCAGGAACCTGCCCGCCCATGCGCACCTCCCCGCCGAAAGCAATGTGGCGAGCGCCCTCGGCGTGCTCGACGGCACGAGCGCCGCGGATGCCGCGATCGCGGCGCCCGGCATCGTGGCGCACCACGACGTGGAGGTGCTGGCCGAGAAGATCGGCGACAATCCCAATGCCGTCACCCGGTTCGTGCTCGTCAGCCGCACCGTCGCTCCGGCGCCGCCGACCGGGGCCGACAAGACCTCGCTCATCGTCGAGCTCCCCGAAGACCACCCCGGTGCGCTGCTCGAACTGCTCGAGCAGTTCGCCACCCGGGGCATCAACCTGAGCCTTCTGGCATCCCGCCCCATCGGCGACGCCCTCGGCCGGTACCGCTTCGTGATCGACGCCGACGGGCACGTGCTCGACGAGCGCATGGCCGATGCCCTGCTGGGTCTTCGCCGCTTCAGCCCGAAGGTGATCTTCCTCGGCTCGTACGCCCGCGCCGACCGCGCGATCGTGCGGTACCCGCAGCGTTACAGCGACGACGTCTTCGTCGAGGCGCGCGACTGGCTCCGCGGTCTGCTCAGCGGCGAGCCCGAGGCCTGA
- a CDS encoding LLM class flavin-dependent oxidoreductase codes for MTPSLSVLDLVPVRSGQTSAHAVASSLDLVERAERLGYQRYWFAEHHNMPAVASTAPPVLIAAAAARTSRIRVGSGGVMLPNHSPLIVAEQFAALEALAPGRIDLGIGRAPGSDPVITQLLNRSGTTSDVSRFPEHVTDIMALTSPEGATVRFTSGTEYQVRATPSASGMPQVWLLGSSDYSAQLAASFGLPYVFANHFAGEGLEHALRLYRDQFVPNESGEGPRTFVTANVVAAPTAEEAEERALPQLRMMARLRTNKPLVPLETVEQAQADPFDALAESIMAASRRKWFVGTGADVQGQLAAFAAQHGVDEIMVSPVAGAYDGESLDTAAGRAQTLELIATPAAVAA; via the coding sequence GTGACCCCCTCGCTCTCCGTCCTCGATCTCGTTCCCGTGCGCAGCGGCCAGACCAGCGCTCACGCGGTCGCCTCTTCTCTCGATCTCGTGGAACGCGCCGAGCGCCTCGGCTACCAGCGCTACTGGTTCGCGGAGCACCACAACATGCCGGCTGTCGCCTCGACCGCGCCGCCGGTGCTGATCGCCGCAGCCGCTGCGCGCACGTCTCGCATCCGGGTGGGTTCGGGAGGCGTGATGCTGCCGAACCACTCGCCCCTCATCGTCGCGGAGCAGTTCGCCGCCCTCGAAGCCCTGGCACCGGGCCGCATCGACCTGGGGATCGGCCGCGCCCCCGGCAGCGACCCCGTCATCACGCAGCTCCTCAACCGCTCCGGCACCACGAGCGATGTCTCGCGCTTCCCCGAGCACGTGACCGACATCATGGCCCTGACCTCCCCCGAGGGTGCGACCGTGCGCTTCACCTCGGGCACCGAGTATCAGGTGAGGGCGACCCCCTCGGCATCCGGGATGCCGCAGGTGTGGCTGCTGGGCTCCAGCGATTACTCCGCCCAGCTCGCCGCGAGTTTCGGCCTGCCGTACGTCTTCGCGAACCACTTCGCCGGGGAGGGGCTGGAACACGCCCTCCGCCTCTACCGTGATCAGTTCGTTCCGAACGAGTCGGGAGAGGGGCCCCGCACCTTCGTCACTGCCAATGTCGTCGCCGCCCCGACTGCCGAGGAGGCCGAGGAGCGCGCGCTGCCCCAGCTGCGGATGATGGCGCGACTGCGCACGAACAAGCCGCTGGTTCCTCTCGAGACCGTCGAGCAGGCCCAGGCCGACCCGTTCGATGCCCTGGCCGAATCGATCATGGCGGCGTCGCGCCGGAAGTGGTTCGTCGGCACGGGCGCCGATGTGCAGGGTCAGCTCGCCGCTTTCGCCGCGCAGCACGGCGTCGACGAGATCATGGTCTCGCCCGTCGCGGGTGCCTACGACGGCGAGTCGCTCGACACCGCCGCGGGCCGGGCTCAGACGCTCGAGCTCATCGCGACACCGGCGGCCGTCGCGGCCTGA
- a CDS encoding Asp23/Gls24 family envelope stress response protein, with translation MADTTTTATTPATKDGGSTVIVDAVVAKVAGIAAAEVPGVHALGGGAARVIGNIRQAVGAKDHAQGVSVEVGETEVAADIAIQVDYPEQIQRVASNVRAAVHEAITELVGMKVAEINITVVDVFIPGDDADEDDTDEARVS, from the coding sequence ATGGCTGACACCACCACCACCGCCACCACCCCCGCCACGAAGGACGGCGGCTCGACCGTCATCGTCGACGCCGTCGTGGCCAAGGTCGCCGGCATCGCCGCAGCCGAGGTTCCCGGTGTGCACGCGCTCGGCGGCGGCGCCGCCCGCGTGATCGGCAACATCCGCCAGGCGGTCGGCGCGAAGGACCACGCCCAGGGAGTGAGCGTCGAGGTCGGCGAGACCGAGGTGGCCGCCGACATCGCGATCCAGGTCGACTACCCCGAGCAGATCCAGCGCGTGGCGTCGAACGTGCGCGCCGCCGTGCACGAGGCCATCACGGAGCTCGTGGGCATGAAGGTCGCCGAGATCAACATCACCGTCGTCGACGTGTTCATCCCGGGCGACGACGCCGACGAGGACGACACCGACGAGGCTCGCGTCAGCTGA
- a CDS encoding nucleotidyltransferase domain-containing protein, whose translation MRAVPSSLDPAVVAEIDRRLVSIEAEHRVRVPWAIESGSRAWGFPSPDSDYDCRFLFVRRAESYLSLWPERDVIETPLDKTFDVNGWDLAKTVRLIVKGNATAIEWLNSPIVYTGDGGFRDRLLALAECVVERGAIGRHYLHVTRQQRAGAATLKRFFYALRPAAALRWLETHPDAVVPPMDLPRLLDEGDVGHDVATAAHELIAVKARTRELGAGEPPVVLDRFVSTQLAAAEHFEHMPHEKDAARVRDIADDYFRREVGHL comes from the coding sequence ATGCGCGCCGTCCCCTCATCGCTGGATCCGGCCGTCGTCGCAGAGATCGATCGCCGGCTGGTATCGATCGAAGCCGAGCACCGGGTGCGCGTCCCCTGGGCGATCGAGAGCGGGAGCAGAGCGTGGGGCTTCCCCTCGCCCGACAGCGACTACGACTGCCGTTTCCTATTCGTGCGACGGGCCGAGAGCTACCTGTCGCTTTGGCCGGAGCGTGATGTCATCGAGACGCCGCTGGACAAGACCTTCGACGTCAACGGGTGGGATCTTGCCAAGACCGTCAGACTGATCGTCAAGGGAAACGCGACGGCCATCGAATGGCTCAACTCACCGATCGTTTATACCGGTGACGGCGGCTTCCGGGACCGCCTGCTGGCTCTGGCGGAGTGCGTCGTCGAGCGAGGGGCGATCGGACGCCATTACCTGCACGTCACCCGTCAGCAGCGAGCGGGAGCCGCGACCTTGAAGCGGTTCTTCTACGCCCTGCGTCCGGCGGCGGCCCTGCGCTGGCTCGAGACGCATCCGGATGCCGTCGTCCCGCCCATGGACCTGCCGCGGCTGCTCGACGAGGGCGATGTCGGCCATGACGTCGCGACCGCGGCGCACGAGCTGATCGCGGTGAAAGCCCGCACGCGGGAACTGGGGGCGGGAGAACCACCGGTCGTGCTCGATCGCTTCGTATCGACGCAACTCGCCGCGGCCGAACACTTCGAGCACATGCCGCACGAGAAGGACGCCGCACGCGTGCGGGACATCGCCGACGACTACTTCCGCCGCGAGGTCGGACACCTCTGA
- a CDS encoding cryptochrome/photolyase family protein has translation MPSPSIVWFRDDLRLTDNPALRAALDRDEPIVGLYVLDEESDGVRAIGGAARWWLHGSLASLGERLSERGSTLILRRGAASKVLPAVVDELGAGAVFWNRRYGGVEREIDAGIKEKLRDDGVTVASFAANLLYEPWTVRTGAGKPYGVYSPFARAVQKMPAPRPPMPEARKIPGVDGSVDGDDLASWNLLPTKPDWAGGLRDTWEPGEPAAKARLKEFLDDDLGDYSKYRDEFAGGATSNLSPRLRWGELSPYQVWHDTLEHKGSGEHAKSASGFLSEIVWREFAWHVTYHSPDIATANWRRNFDDFPWPKLNRDHLETWQRGKTGVAVVDAGMRQLWHTGVMHNRVRMVTASFLIKNLLIDWRHGEQWFWDCLVDADAASNPFNWQWVAGSGADAAPYFRVFNPETQRKKFDAHDEYVREWAPEFLGDDPPEPMVDLGETRKRALDAYAHVRHGG, from the coding sequence ATGCCATCACCCTCGATCGTGTGGTTCCGCGACGACCTCCGGCTCACCGACAACCCGGCGCTGCGCGCGGCGCTCGACCGTGACGAGCCGATCGTCGGCCTGTATGTGCTCGATGAGGAGTCCGACGGCGTGCGCGCAATCGGCGGCGCGGCGCGCTGGTGGCTGCACGGGTCGCTGGCATCCCTCGGCGAACGACTGAGCGAACGCGGATCGACGTTGATCCTGCGGCGTGGGGCGGCCTCGAAGGTGCTGCCCGCCGTGGTCGACGAGCTGGGCGCGGGGGCCGTCTTCTGGAACCGCCGCTACGGCGGTGTGGAGCGCGAGATCGACGCGGGCATCAAGGAGAAGCTGCGGGATGACGGCGTGACCGTCGCTTCGTTCGCGGCGAACCTCCTCTACGAACCGTGGACGGTGCGTACCGGGGCTGGCAAACCCTACGGCGTCTACAGCCCCTTCGCCCGCGCCGTGCAGAAGATGCCCGCCCCGCGGCCGCCGATGCCCGAGGCGCGCAAAATCCCGGGTGTCGACGGGAGCGTCGACGGCGATGACCTGGCGTCGTGGAACCTGCTCCCGACGAAGCCCGACTGGGCCGGGGGCCTACGCGATACGTGGGAGCCGGGCGAGCCCGCGGCGAAGGCGCGGCTGAAGGAGTTCCTCGACGACGACCTGGGCGACTACTCGAAATACCGCGACGAGTTCGCCGGGGGCGCCACCTCGAACCTCTCCCCGCGCCTGCGGTGGGGCGAGCTCAGCCCGTACCAGGTGTGGCACGACACCCTGGAGCACAAGGGATCGGGCGAGCACGCGAAGAGCGCGAGCGGCTTCCTGTCGGAGATCGTGTGGCGCGAGTTCGCCTGGCACGTGACCTACCACTCCCCCGACATCGCCACGGCGAACTGGCGCCGCAACTTCGACGACTTCCCCTGGCCGAAGCTCAACCGGGACCACCTCGAGACCTGGCAGCGGGGGAAGACCGGTGTCGCCGTCGTCGACGCCGGAATGCGGCAGCTCTGGCATACCGGCGTCATGCACAACCGCGTGCGGATGGTCACGGCATCCTTCCTCATCAAGAACCTGCTGATCGATTGGCGCCACGGCGAGCAGTGGTTCTGGGACTGCCTCGTCGACGCGGATGCCGCGAGCAATCCGTTCAACTGGCAGTGGGTCGCAGGGTCGGGGGCGGATGCCGCTCCGTACTTCCGCGTGTTCAACCCGGAGACGCAGCGCAAGAAGTTCGACGCGCACGACGAGTACGTGCGCGAGTGGGCTCCGGAATTCCTCGGCGACGACCCGCCCGAGCCCATGGTCGACCTGGGCGAGACGCGCAAGCGCGCGCTCGACGCGTACGCGCACGTGCGTCACGGCGGCTGA
- a CDS encoding diacylglycerol kinase family protein has translation MAAPDEPRDDAESPDNLPADAPTEVKADAAAAEGSSDDFHAARLGDDVDDHPRTDAPDPKEAARPDDVIHQPEDVSPDSSQELSGKTQRVDVEGDEAPIDAEDTQKKRAALVYNPTKVEPETLRARVAELAAEAGWAEPLFYETTVDDLGDDATRAALDEKVDAVLAAGGDGTVRAVAEALTSSGVPLTIVPSGTGNLLARNLNLPLTDTDAMIRATFEGDIHPIDTGVARIRRADGEVEEHGFSVMAGIGLDAAMIQNTRSDLKKQVGWVAYVDGAARSIVSAKPFRVMYQLNGHRLHSAKVHSVLFANCGALQGGVALIPDASIADGRLDVAVLQPSGVLGWLGVWRSIVWDNSVLRRFRAGRRVLERRKDTSVRYLRGSGIELATAPAQPIELDGDEFGEATRIYTRIIPGGLSVALPKGHDVSTL, from the coding sequence ATGGCCGCCCCTGACGAGCCGCGTGACGACGCGGAGTCCCCCGACAACCTGCCCGCCGACGCCCCCACCGAGGTGAAGGCGGATGCCGCAGCGGCCGAAGGGTCGAGCGACGACTTCCATGCCGCGCGCCTCGGCGACGACGTCGACGACCACCCGCGCACGGACGCCCCCGACCCCAAGGAGGCGGCCAGGCCCGACGACGTGATCCACCAGCCCGAGGACGTCTCCCCCGATTCGTCGCAGGAGCTCTCCGGCAAGACGCAGCGCGTCGACGTCGAGGGCGACGAGGCGCCGATCGATGCGGAGGACACGCAGAAGAAGCGGGCCGCTCTCGTCTACAACCCGACGAAGGTCGAGCCCGAGACGCTGCGCGCGCGCGTGGCCGAACTCGCCGCCGAGGCCGGGTGGGCCGAGCCTCTCTTCTACGAGACGACGGTCGACGACCTGGGCGACGACGCCACGCGTGCCGCCCTGGACGAGAAGGTGGATGCCGTCCTCGCGGCCGGCGGCGACGGGACGGTGCGGGCGGTGGCCGAGGCGCTCACCTCCTCGGGCGTCCCGCTGACCATCGTGCCGAGCGGCACGGGCAACCTGCTCGCCCGCAACCTCAACCTGCCGCTGACAGACACCGACGCGATGATCCGCGCGACCTTCGAGGGCGACATCCACCCCATCGACACCGGAGTGGCCCGCATCCGCCGCGCCGACGGCGAGGTGGAGGAGCACGGCTTCTCGGTCATGGCCGGCATCGGCCTGGATGCCGCGATGATCCAGAACACGCGCTCCGACCTGAAGAAGCAAGTCGGTTGGGTCGCCTACGTGGACGGAGCGGCGCGCTCCATCGTCTCGGCCAAGCCCTTCCGGGTCATGTACCAGCTCAACGGGCACCGCTTGCATTCGGCGAAGGTGCACAGTGTGCTCTTCGCGAATTGCGGTGCCCTGCAGGGCGGGGTGGCGCTGATTCCCGACGCCTCCATCGCCGACGGCCGCCTCGATGTGGCCGTGCTCCAGCCGAGCGGTGTGCTGGGTTGGTTGGGCGTGTGGCGGAGCATCGTGTGGGACAACTCCGTGCTGCGCCGCTTCCGCGCCGGTCGCCGCGTGCTCGAGCGTCGCAAGGACACGTCGGTGCGCTACCTCCGGGGCTCGGGCATCGAGCTCGCCACGGCTCCCGCACAGCCGATCGAGCTGGACGGCGATGAGTTCGGCGAGGCGACGCGTATCTACACCCGCATCATCCCGGGTGGTCTCTCGGTCGCTCTGCCCAAGGGCCACGACGTCTCGACGCTCTGA